A part of Bacillus rossius redtenbacheri isolate Brsri chromosome 1, Brsri_v3, whole genome shotgun sequence genomic DNA contains:
- the LOC134531615 gene encoding cytochrome P450 6k1-like yields MAVIFSSWSADLAVVLVTCLTALYLYFTRSFSYWRKRGCPYMPPTVLVGNIGNVILQKETISQYLKRVYDSNPDKPVVGLFSFQKPFLMVRSLDVVRSILVKDAAYFLDRSMGSSSDKNADLASRTLFMLKGKKWRHMRVKLTPTFTSGKIKKMFYLINECGKELLNCIDHEMSKNKSVLVKDTVARYSTDVIASCAFGVNANALADPNCEFRATMRKVFEFDGLKKFVVMFAYVAPWLLRMLPRRKGQGNPVYDFVRKTFWDVVEYRKKHGVVRKDFVDILMQMKNEGEVRFEDAKEQEEIKKDSRYMNPEDLKTDIKLVDDDFVAQAFIFILAGFETSSSVLSFALYELAMNPAVQDRLRREIQAVLEKHNSEVTYDAIAEMAYLEMVISETLRMYPTVPQLERKCLQDYKIPGTEIVVEKGTSVMIPVLGIHRDKDIYPEPERFDPERFTPENNSKRHHFAHLPFGEGPRICIGMRFGQMQVKTALVHILTTYQVRRCAQTPPAPLELRTSSGSPAPKRDVVLAFQRLQ; encoded by the exons ATGGCAGTCATATTTAGCTCTTGGTCGGCCGACCTCGCCGTCGTCTTGGTCACGTGTCTGACCGCGCTGTACCTCTACTTCACCCGCTCCTTCTCGTACTGGAGGAAGCGGGGCTGCCCCTACATGCCGCCGACAGTGCTGGTGGGCAACATTGGCAACGTGATCTTGCAGAAGGAGACCATCTCCCAGTACCTCAAGAGAGTATACGACAGCAACCCCGACAAGCCCGTCGTCGGCCTCTTCTCGTTCCAAAAGCCCTTCCTCATGGTCCGCAGCCTGGACGTGGTGAGGAGCATCTTGGTGAAGGACGCCGCTTACTTCCTGGACAGGTCCATGGGTTCTTCCTCGGACAAGAATGCCGACCTGGCGTCCAGGACCCTCTTCATGCTGAAGGGCAAGAAGTGGAGGCACATGAGGGTCAAGCTCACCCCCACCTTCACCTCCGGCAAGATCAAGAAGATGTTCTACCTCATCAACGAGTGCGGCAAGGAGTTGCTGAACTGCATCGACCACGAGATGTCTAAAA ATAAGTCGGTTCTGGTGAAGGACACGGTGGCCAGGTATTCCACTGACGTCATCGCCTCCTGCGCCTTCGGGGTGAACGCCAACGCCCTCGCCGACCCGAACTGCGAGTTCCGGGCCACCATGAGGAAGGTGTTCGAGTTCGACGGACTGAAGAAGTTCGTCGTCATGTTCGCGTACGTGGCTCCGTGGCTGCTCCGGATGCTGCCTCGGCGCAAAGGCCAAGGGAACCCAGTCTACGACTTCGTCCGAAAGACGTTCTGGGACGTGGTGGAATACCGCAAGAAGCACGGCGTGGTCCGCAAGGACTTCGTGGACATCCTCATGCAGATGAAGAACGAGGGAGAAGTTCGCTTTGAAGACGCCAAAGAACAGGAGGAGATAAAAAAGGACAGCAGATACATGAATCCGGAGGACCTTAAAACTGATATAA AACTGGTGGACGACGACTTCGTAGCGCAGGCCTTCATCTTCATACTCGCTGGCTTCGAAACCTCCTCCTCGGTCCTGTCGTTCGCCCTGTACGAGCTGGCGATGAATCCTGCCGTCCAAGACCGACTGCGGAGAGAGATACAAGCAGTTCTTGAAAAACACAATTCTGAAGTGACGTACGATGCCATAGCAGAGATGGCTTACCTGGAGATGGTTATTTCGG AAACCTTGCGAATGTACCCAACCGTGCCCCAGCTGGAGAGGAAGTGTCTGCAGGACTACAAGATCCCGGGGACGGAGATCGTCGTTGAGAAAGGCACCAGCGTCATGATCCCGGTGCTGGGAATTCACCGCGACAAGGACATATACCCGGAGCCAGAGCGGTTCGACCCTGAACGGTTCACTCCCGAGAACAACAGCAAGAGACACCATTTCGCGCACCTCCCGTTCGGCGAAGGACCGAGGATATGCATTG GCATGAGGTTCGGCCAGATGCAGGTGAAGACGGCTCTGGTGCACATCCTGACCACCTACCAGGTGCGGCGCTGCGCCCAGACGCCTCCAGCGCCGCTGGAGCTGAGGACGTCTTCCGGGTCGCCGGCGCCCAAGAGGGACGTGGTGCTGGCCTTCCAGCGCCTCCAGTGA